The genome window ACCTCTTCTGGTGGGTCCATTTGCTGACACTGCTCTCGTTTCTGGTATATGTACCGCAGTCGAAGCATGCCCACCTGCTGTTTGCTCCGGCCAATGTCCTGCTGCGCGATACCAAGCCGATCGGTCAATTAACCACCATTGATTTTGAGGATGAGACGCTGGAGCAGTATGGGGCGGGGAAGATCGAGGACTTCCGCCAGAATCAGCTGATTGATTTGTACGCCTGCGTGGAATGCGGGCGTTGCACCAATATGTGTCCGGCATCAGGGACAGGCAAGACGCTATCGCCGATGGATTTGATCGTCAAAATGCGAGACCACCTCACCGAAAAGGGAGCGGCGATCACCTCGCGCACCGCATGGATGCCACGGTTTGCTTTTCAGCCGAATGCAGCAGCTGCCATGGCAGGCACGGGCATGGATGAAGTGGCGGTCACAGCAGAGCATGCATCGAGACAGCTGATCGGCGATGTGATCACGGAGGAGGAGCTGTGGGCGTGCACCACGTGCCGCAACTGCGAGGATCAGTGCCCGGTAGCGAACGAGCATGTGGAGAAGATCGTTGATATGCGCCGCTTTCTGGTACTGACAGAAGGGAACATGCCGCACGAGGCCACTCGCTATTTCCAAAACATTGAACGGCAAAGCAATCCTTGGGGGATTAATAGAAAAGAAAGAATCAAATGGCGGGAAGGACGGGAGGATCTGTACATACCGACTGTAAAGGAGACTGAGGAGTTCGAATATCTCTTCTTCGTGGGTTCCATGGGCTCCTTTGACAATCGAAGTCAGAAGATCGCGCAAGCCTTCGCCAAAATCATGAATGTGGCTGGAGTCAAATTTGCCATCCTGGGCAATGAGGAGCGTAACTCGGGAGACACGGCGAGACGCATGGGGAACGAATTTTTGTTCCAGCAGCTCTGTCAGGAGAACATCGCTGCGTTCCAGGCCTACGACGTCAAGAAAATCGTGACGATCTGCCCGCACACCTACAATACGTTTAAAAACGAGTACAGCGAGTTCGGTCTGGAAGCGGAAGTGTACCACCATACGGAGCTGATCTGGAAGCTGATACAGGAAGGGCGCATCGTCCCGACCAATGAGGTGAAAGAGGCGGTCGCCTATCACGACTCCTGCTACATCGGCCGCTACAACGACATTTACGACATCCCGCGGCAAATCCTTGGGTCCGTGCCTGGCGTAACCATCCTGGAAATGAAGCGAAATCGGCAGGACGCCATGTGCTGCGGCGCTGGCGGCGGCATGATGTGGATGGAGGAAACGCAGGGAAAACGCGTCAACGTAGAGCGAACCGAACAGGCACTCCAGCTTGTCCCCACGACAATCGGCAGCAATTGCCCTTACTGCCTGACGATGCTAGGCGACGGAATCAAAGCAAAGGAAGCTGAGGAACAAGTAAAAGCACTGGACATCGCGGAAATCGTAGAAAGATCGCTGATCGCAGGTTAACAAGCCCCTCACGGATGGGTTGGCTCGTCCGTGGGGGTTTTCATTTGTTGCCCCACCGACTCCATCTTAATTCAAAGTTGAATCAAAAATTCAAAAATGATCAAGACAAGTATTCAGAAATGTTGTACTATTTAAATAATGGCAATATAAGTGGAATTGAATAGCAAGGGAAGCTCGCACGGGATTGCTCATTCGTGTGTTTTTTTCTTGGTGGACTTTTCGTCAGCCGTCGATTTGAAAACGCTTTCGATCATGAAACTCAGGAGGGAACCAAAGTGCAGCATTGTCAAAAATGGTTGGAGTATCTGCCCTTTCCTTTGGTTATTACGAATGCGGAGGACTGTATCGAGCATTACAATTTCCTTTTTGCCAGACTTGCCGGTGGAGATACGGTTGGTGCGGATGTGAAAACCGTGTTTGATCAGTGGAAGCCAGAAGATACGTTTCTCGTTTCCGTTACCCTACATAACCATCCCTACGTTTTGCTGCACCACTCCATCCAAGTAGAGGAACAGCCATTTACCCTGTACATCGTGGCGGATAACACACAGGTCCAGCAGCTGCGCCAAGAGGTCGCCAATCTGGAAACGCAGCTGGAAGCCGTGATGGAAAGCTCCAATGATGGGATTTACATCACCGATGAGAAAGGTGTGACATTGAAGGTCAACGGCACGATCGAGAAGATGACCGGCTATCCCAAGCACTGCTTTGTTGGGCACAATGTTGCCGATCTGGTCAAGGAAGGGACGCTGAAGCGCTCTATTACCTTAAAAGTGCTGGAGGAGAGAAAGCGAGTCGACTACGTGTATCAGTTGTCGGAGAGGAAGGCGTTCGCCACGGGAATTCCGATCTTTAAGGAAAACGGAGACATTGACAAGATCATCACCAACGTAAGAGACCTGACAGAGGTCAATCATTATTACAACGAGCTGCAGCGTGCCTTTGAACTGAACAGCCAGTATCGCCGCGAGCTGGATATGCTGAAAGGAAAGCTGAAGCTGATTGATTCGGATGTCGTCATCGAAAGCAAGCAGATGATTGATATTTACGATATGGCAGAGCGGGTAGCGGATGTAGACGCTACCGTTCTGATTTTAGGCGAAACGGGTGTCGGGAAGGATGTGCTGGCGCGGCATCTCTACGCTTCCTCCAAGCGGAGCCAAAAGGGAGAGTTCATCAAGGTAAATTGCGGCGCCATCCCTTACGATTTGCTGGAATCGGAGTTGTTTGGCTACGAGGCGGGTGCTTTTACGGGGGCCAATAAAACGGGCAAGCCCGGCATGTTCGAGCTAGCGGATAATGGGATGCTTTTCTTGGATGAAGTCGGCGAACTGCCCCTCGCTCTTCAGGTGAAGCTGCTGCGCGTGCTGCAGGAAAGGGAAATTCAGCGCATCGGAGCGACAAAGTCCAAAAAAGTCGACGTGCGCTTGATTGCAGCGACGAATCGCGATTTGAAGCAGATGGTGGCAGAGGGCAAGTTTCGGGAAGACCTATATTTCCGGCTAAACGTGCTGCCTATTTCCATCCCGCCATTGCGAGAGCGAAAGGAAGATATCGTGCCGCTCGCCAATTCTGTGCTCGAAAAAATGAATCAAAAATACAGCATGGAGAAACGATTCGATGATAAGCTGGAACGCTTTTTTTACCATTATAAATGGTCGGGAAACGTCCGCGAGCTGACGAATCTGGTTGAGCGGCTGGTTCTCACCGTCCCTTCCAGCATCATCATGATCGAGGATCTACCTGTAGACTACTCCGATTGCGAATGCACAGAAAGCCATTCCATAACGAATGAACTCAACCGAGTGATGACGTTAAAAGAAGCT of Brevibacillus choshinensis contains these proteins:
- a CDS encoding (Fe-S)-binding protein; protein product: MLDLLHALAFIVVTGLALYMFAHVVYSRVVFIRLGRKSNLKEDTRQRIQEVLVNVFGQKKLLKDKKSGIMHVIMFYGFIILQLGALELIIKGFVKGFAYPIGGAHKYFSLLQEITTVLVLLAVIYAFYRRYVEKLKRLKRGLKSGLVIIFLTVLMSSILLSLAAEQRWVGDEASWFAPFSSVIAYLFAGLSEGAAGGLFYLFWWVHLLTLLSFLVYVPQSKHAHLLFAPANVLLRDTKPIGQLTTIDFEDETLEQYGAGKIEDFRQNQLIDLYACVECGRCTNMCPASGTGKTLSPMDLIVKMRDHLTEKGAAITSRTAWMPRFAFQPNAAAAMAGTGMDEVAVTAEHASRQLIGDVITEEELWACTTCRNCEDQCPVANEHVEKIVDMRRFLVLTEGNMPHEATRYFQNIERQSNPWGINRKERIKWREGREDLYIPTVKETEEFEYLFFVGSMGSFDNRSQKIAQAFAKIMNVAGVKFAILGNEERNSGDTARRMGNEFLFQQLCQENIAAFQAYDVKKIVTICPHTYNTFKNEYSEFGLEAEVYHHTELIWKLIQEGRIVPTNEVKEAVAYHDSCYIGRYNDIYDIPRQILGSVPGVTILEMKRNRQDAMCCGAGGGMMWMEETQGKRVNVERTEQALQLVPTTIGSNCPYCLTMLGDGIKAKEAEEQVKALDIAEIVERSLIAG
- a CDS encoding sigma-54 interaction domain-containing protein: MQHCQKWLEYLPFPLVITNAEDCIEHYNFLFARLAGGDTVGADVKTVFDQWKPEDTFLVSVTLHNHPYVLLHHSIQVEEQPFTLYIVADNTQVQQLRQEVANLETQLEAVMESSNDGIYITDEKGVTLKVNGTIEKMTGYPKHCFVGHNVADLVKEGTLKRSITLKVLEERKRVDYVYQLSERKAFATGIPIFKENGDIDKIITNVRDLTEVNHYYNELQRAFELNSQYRRELDMLKGKLKLIDSDVVIESKQMIDIYDMAERVADVDATVLILGETGVGKDVLARHLYASSKRSQKGEFIKVNCGAIPYDLLESELFGYEAGAFTGANKTGKPGMFELADNGMLFLDEVGELPLALQVKLLRVLQEREIQRIGATKSKKVDVRLIAATNRDLKQMVAEGKFREDLYFRLNVLPISIPPLRERKEDIVPLANSVLEKMNQKYSMEKRFDDKLERFFYHYKWSGNVRELTNLVERLVLTVPSSIIMIEDLPVDYSDCECTESHSITNELNRVMTLKEAAEIAEREILALAVQKFQSTYKMAEELGTSQATIVRKLKKYKL